From the genome of Nitrosomonas sp. Is79A3:
ATTTGGGGGATATTGCAATTGCTTTTACAATCTGTTTTCTAGGAGTGTCAGTTTTTGCTTGGCGTGTTGATATTAATGAATTCAGTCTGAATGCTTTTTATCGACATCGGCTGACACGGTGCTTTTTAGGAGCAAGCCGTCATCAAGAAGATCGTAAACCACACCCGTTTACTGGATTTGATGCTAAAGATGATATCAAGCTAGCTGAATTGCTTGATGAAAAGGAAGTGCCGCGAGGACCGTTGCACATTATCAATTGCGCGCTAAATCTTGCTGGCTCAAGCGATTTATCCTTACATACTCGACACAGTAGTATTTTTACACTGACACCACTAAGCAGTGGTAGTTCTTATTCAATTAAAAATCAGAATAAAAGTAAAATAGAGATTATTGGTTATATGGAGACTAATAAATATGGCGGAGAAGAAGCACAACCTACACTTGGTCAAAGTATTTCTGTGTCGGGTGCTGCTGCCAGCCCCAATAGTGGCTATCATACTTCAGCGCCGGTTGCTTTTCTTATGACTCTGTTCAATGCTAGACTTGGTTGGTGGTTTCCCAATCCAAGCAAATCTGCCTGCCATAATCCATCACCTTTGTTTAGCTTTAGGTATATATTGAGTGAATTGTTCGGCTGTGCTAATGAGAAATCAAGTTTTCTTGCCGTTTCTGATGGTGGACATTTTGAGAACTTAGCTGCCTATGAATTGATTAAGCGAAAATGTAAAGTAATTATTATCAGCGATGGTGAGTGCGATCCGCAACTGCAATTAGAAGGATTGGCAACATTAATTCGTATTTGCAAAGTTGATGGCTTAGCTGAAATTGACATTGATGCGAGAGCAATTCGACCACCAAATAACCTTGGCTGGAGCCGTGATCGTTGGGCAGTGGGAAAAATTAAATATCTAAAAGATAATATTGACGGACCGGATACAGGCTATCTTATTTATTTAAAAGCATCGATGAATGGTTGCGAGAATACTTCTATTTTACAATATAAAGCTATCCATCCAGATTTCCCACACGAAACTACAGGCGATCAATTTTATGCAGAAGATCAATTTGAATGCTATCGTAATTTGGGGAAAGAAATTACTAAAGGATTACTTGATAAAGTCAAAGATGGAGACAAATTTGTAAATATTGCAGAAGAGTTACACGAAATCAACACGCCACAGTTGGTAGATCAAGCACAGTTCATTCAACATGCTGATCAATTAGTGGACATTTGGAAACAGTTAGGCTCTGATAAGAATCTAGAGTCACTGGCTGATGAATTACGTTCCCTTGAAAGTGTGCCGAATCGCGCGGTATTTTATATGTGTAGCGAAATGATTCAGCTAATGGAGAATGTTTACTTGGATTTGAATTTGGAAGAAACTTGGAATCATAAAGATAATGAAGGTTGGAAAAGATTATTTGAGAATTGGGCAAGAAATCCACAAATAAACGAAGTCTGGAAGAAAACACAAGAGACTTACGGCAAACGATTTATTTCTTTCTGGAATCGCCATTTAATGGAAGAAATCTCGTGAATGCTTCCTAATAAAGACTGGTTTAACCCCACAGAAAGCTGTGGGGATTCAGATTCTACTATCCAGTCCATTTTCGGCAATTTCTGCAGCGCGCAGTATTGCTTTGGCTTTATTCTGCGTTTCGATCCATTCATTTTGCGGAACCGAATCGGCAACAATTCCTGCACCTGCCTGGACATGTAATTGACCATCTTTGATGACACCGGTACGGATTGCAATCGCCAGATCCATATCGCCATTAAATCCCAGGTAACCTACTGCACCAGCATAGATACCGCGTTTGGATATTTCCAGTTCGTCAATGATTTCCATGGCGCGTACTTTAGGGGCGCCACTGACTGTTCCTGCCGGAAACGTCGCGCGCAGCACGTCGATAGCTGTCAACTCAGGTTTTAGTTTACCTTCCACATTGGATACGATGTGCATGACATGCGAATAATTTTCTATTTGCATTTTTTCCGTTACTTTTACCGTTCCGGTTTGCGCAACTCGTCCAATGTCGTTACGGCCTAAATCCATTAGCATCACATGCTCCGCCAGTTCTTTCGGATCGGCGAGCAAATCCGCTGCTAGTTCGGCATCTTCCTGAAGATTTTTTCCACGGGGCCGGGTACCTGCAATCGGTCGGACTGTAACGGTATCGCCTTCAAGACGCACCAATATTTCCGGAGAAGCACCCACGATATGAAAATCATCAAAATGATAGAAGAACATATACGGTGAAGGATTAAGGCTGCGAAGCGCGCGATACAATGACAATGGAGACGCACTAAAAGGTTTACTGGTGCGCTGAGACAAAACGACTTGCATAATGTCACCGTCATAGATATAGCGTTTTGCCCGTTCGACAGCAGCTTTGAAGCCGGCTTCAGGAAATTCAGATGCAGCAGCCCCGGAACTAACGGATTGCTCGGTTGGAATGGCTATCGATTGACGAAGCTTGACCAATAAAGTTTTTAAGCGATTGCGCCCGGATTGGTAGGCATTCTCATTTTCCGGATTGACATAAACAATCAGATATAACTTGCCGGACAAGTTATCTACCACAGCCAATTCTTCCGACAGTAACAGTAGGACATCCGGCGTATTCAAAGTGTCCGGTTTCGCATGACCTGCCAGTTTGTGCTCAATGTAGCGCACAGTGTCATATGAGAAGTAGCCAACCAAACCGCCACAAAAACGGGATTTTCCAGCCGGACAGGGTGCTGCCCTGAATTGCGCCAGATAGGATTCGACAAATGCCAGGGTGTCGTTCACTTGAATTGTTTCCGATTTGCCATCAGCGATTGTGGTAACTGCATTGCCGCGCGCTTCAATCCGTGCTGTTGCCGGTAAACCAATAAATGAGAATCGACCAAAACGTTCCCCGCCTTTGACGGATTCCAATAAATACGAATAGGGCTGGTTAGCCAGTTTCAAATAGATGGATAAAGGGGTATCAAGATCCGCGAAAGTTTCCAGCACTATTGGGATGCGATTGTATCCTTGCTGCACGAGCTTGTTAAATTCGGCTTCGGTCATCTTGGTTTTTTAAGACAGTCTTTTAATGAGTTTTGATGCATCTAACAATGATTCGACAATTGCATCACAATCAAGCTCGTATACATTGCGCCCTTCGTTATAGCCATAAGGAACGCAGAACACATGGCAACCGGCAGCTCTGGCGGCAATGGCATCATTCAGTGAATCGCCAATGAGCAAGGCTTCGTGCGGTTGCGCATCAAAATGCTTACAAATATGCGTTAATGGCATCGGATCGGGTTTTTTTCTGGGTAGACTGTCACCGGATAACACGATCTCAAATTGATCATATAACCCAGTCGAGCGCAGCAGCGGCAGGGTAAAAGCCTCAGCTTTATTGGTGATACAGGCTAATTTGAAATCTGCCTGTTGCATGGCTTTGATGCCTTCCAGCACGCCCGGATAGGGGCGGGTGTTTGCACTCAAATTATTGGCGTAATGCTTTTCGTAAATAGGCAATGCTTTTTCAAATAAGGCAGCATCGGGTTCACCATCCAGTTGCCCTGTCAATGTGCGTTTTACCAGTTTTTGTATGCCTTTGCCGATATACGAGCGGATCGTAGCTGTTGATTGTTCCGGTAATCCCAAATCTTTTAACATCAGGTTTGCGGATAATGCGAGATCGTCGGCGGTATTAAGCAGCGTGCCGTCCAGGTCTATCATGATCACTTTGACCGCTAGCGGAAATTCGATTTTTTTTGTAGAGGCATTTACGCTGCCAGAAAGACTATGATTCATTTGAATATGCAGAATAGCAATATGCTAAATAGGATTGTTAGAAAATTATACTTTTGCTAATTCAGCGCGGAATGCTGCCAAGACGGTGTCATAACGATGCGGGTCGCTGTCTTTACCGGCCGAATAAATAGCTGATCCAGCTACAAAGGTATCCGCTCCGGCACGGGCGATTTCAGCAATATTATCCACTTTAACACCGCCATCAATTTCCAGCATGATATTTTTGCCACTCGCATCGATGCGTTTTCTGACGGCACGTAATTTGTTCAATGCTTCAGGAATAAATTTTTGTCCGCCAAACCCGGGATTAACCGACATGATGAGGACCAGATCCAGTTTGTCGAGCACATGATCCAGATAATGCAGGGGAGTGGCTGGATTAAACACCAAACCGGCTTTGCAACCTTGTTCTTTAATCAATCCAATCGTGCGATCAATATGATTAGATGCTTCGGGATGGAATGAAATGATATTGGCACCTGCTTTGGCGAAGTCCGGAATAATACGATCGACAGGTTCAACCATCAGGTGCACATCAATCAATGCGTCAGTGACGGGACGAATGGCTTCGCATACCAAAGGGCCAATGGTGAGATTAGGAACATAATGATTATCCATGACATCAAAATGAACAATATCTGCGCCTGATTCAATAACGGCGGTGATTTCATCGCCCAGTTTGGCGAAGTTGGCTGATAAAATGCTCGGTGCAATGCGGTACATGAAAACCTCTCAATAAACAAATCCGTTATTTTAACCGTAAATCGCAGATTGCGCGTAAAAGAGTGGAAATTAATGCTTAAATTATCCTGATTAATACGCCGGATACTTTTTCTTGATACACTATCAAAAAGTGTATGGAATGAAATGATGGCCGAAGAAAAAAAATATGAAATTGATGTCAGTATCCGCACGGTATATCTACCGGATCAATCCGATGAGGATGCTGAAAGGCATGTATTTGCTTACACCATAACTATTGCGAATACGGGAACTGTAACTAGCCAATTAATCAGCAGGCACTGGATCATCAATAATGGGGATGGAACAACTCAGGAAGTGCGTGGGCTGGGCGTCGTGGGGGAGCAGCCGTTACTTAAGCCGGGTGATAGCTTTGAATATACCAGTGGAACGGTGATTTCAACCCCTGTGGGATCGATGAAAGGGAGTTATCAGATGGCGGCTGAAGATGGCGTGCATTTTGATGTCGCGATACCGGAATTTATATTGAGTGTACCCAGAATTCTGCACTAGGATCTCTGGGTTATTAATCATGACATTATGTTAGTTGCTTTCAAGCCTCCGGTATGTTCATGACCGGCAAACTCTACCTGATCCCAACGCCTATCAGTCAGGAAAACATTGCTTGGGCACTGCCATCGGCGGTCCAGCAGTGTGTCGCTGATATCGCGCATTTCATTGTCGAGCATCCCAAAACGGCAAGGCAATTTCTTAAACAAATTGATTGTAAACATTCATTACAAGAATTAAGCATGCAAACCTTGAATGAGCATACGCCAGCAAAAGATCTGCTGGCATTGCTCGATCCAATATTCGCCGGGCACGATGTAGGATTGTTATCTGAAGCGGGTTGTCCAGCAGTGGCGGATCCTGGAGCCGAATTAGTCAGATTGGCGCACAAAAATAATATCAAAGTTGTGCCTTTAGTCGGTCCCTCATCCATTTTGCTGGCGCTGATGGCGTCTGGTTTGAATGGTCAACGCTTTACCTTTCATGGCTATCTGCCGGTTGAAAGCACAGCGCGAGCAAGCAGAATAGTGGAGCTGGAGAAATTATCGATCAGTCTGAAGCAAACACAGATTTTTATCGAGGCGCCTTACCGCAATCAGAAATTGCTGGAGCAGTTGGTTAATGTCTGCTGTGACAGCACCGATTTGTGTATTGCAAGTCACCTTACTTTTTCCAGTGAGCTGGTTGCCACAAAATCCGTTAAAGAATGGAAATGTTCTTTACCGGATATCAATAAGATACCGACAATTTTTTTACTGCATGGGTAGCTCTTGCAGAAAGCGTATCGCTAAATCGGTGGTCAAGGGTATTGTAGGGTCAAGCTGTTTTTTTCTGGATAAATTCTATTTTGTATCCGTCGGGGTCTTCCACAAATGCAATAATTGTTGTGCCATGTTTCATCGGACCTGCTTCGCGGGTTACTTTTCCGCCCAGTTTCTTGGTATTCTCACAGGCCTGATACGCATCATCAACTTCAATGGCGATGTGGCCAAAGCCTTCCCCTAGGTTATAGGACGAGGTGCCCCAATTGTGTGTCAATTCAAGGGCAGTGCCGCTTGCTTCATCCTCATAGCCTACAAATGCAAGAGTAAATTTGCCATCCGGATAATCTTTGCGGCGCAGTAATTTCATGCCCAATACCTGCGTGTAAAACGTAAGAGACTTTTCGAGATTGCCAACTCGAAGCATGGTATGCAAAATGCGCATTTATATTTTTACCATTTCAAAATCTTCTTTGCGTGCACCGCATTCCGGGCAGGTCCAATTAATCGGCACATCTTCCCAACGTGTGCCCGGTGCAATGCCTTCATCCGGAGATCCTAGGGCTTCATCGTAAATAAAGCCGCAAATTAAACACATATAACGATTGTAATTACGATTCTCTTCGGTAGGCATGATAGATAGCAATTTCCTTTTAGGTTAAAATGATATTTTACGGTATTAATGCATGTTACAGCCACCCCCTATCGTACTTTCTTTTGCAGCCAATGACCCCAGTGGTGGAGCCGGCCTCCAGGCTGATATACTCACCATTGCCAGTATGGGGTGCCATCCATTATCAATTATAACGGCGATAACCGTTCAGGATACGGCTGGTGTCGAGGATGTGATGCCCCTGGATTCTGAATGGGTCGCTGATCAGGCGAGAGCAGTTTTGGAAGACATGCCTGTTCATGTCTTTAAGATTGGTTTATTAGGCAGCGTTGAGATCATCGCTGCTATTGCGGAAATTATTTCGGATTATCCGCATATTCCTTTGGTCATGGATCCTATATTAACCTCGGGGCGCGGCGATGAGCTGGCAAACGAAGAAATGATCGATGCGATGCGTGAGTTGTTACTGCCACAAGTTACGATATTAACGCCCAATAGTCTGGAAGCCAGGCATCTTGCACAGCAGGAAAATGACGCTAATGAAGTCAAGCTGGATTTGAGTCTTTGTGCACAAAGATTGCTACACATGGGGTGCGAGTATGTGTTGATAACTGGCACGCATGAGAATTCAGCGCACGTGTTGAATACTTTGTTCTCTGTTGATGGTGTTATGCGTACCGATGAATGGGAAAGGCTCGAAAATACTTATCATGGATCGGGTTGTACTTTGGCGTCAGCGATAGCAGCTTCATTAGCCAATGGATTATCTGTCAGCGAAAGTGTTATCGAGGCACAGGATTACACCTGGCACACGCTGCAAGCCGGATTTCGTCCTGGAATGGGACAATATATCCCCAACAGACTTTTCTGGGCTAAAGAGATAGAAGATACCGAGAACGAGAACGAGAACGAGAACGAAGAGCCAATCATTGAGAAACCCAAAAATTAACGGATTGTATGCGATTACACCAGAACTTGAAAATACGGGTGGCCTGCTCGACAAGACGCGGCAAGTGTTGGAAGGCGGGGCGCAACTCATACAATATCGGAATAAATCAGCCAACAGGATTCTGTTGAAAGAGCAAGCCGGATTATTATTGCAGTTGTGTAGAGAGTACACTGTTCCTTTGATTATCAACGATTACCTTGATCTAACCATTGAGATTGGTGCGGATGGATTACATGTCGGTCAACATGACGCAGCAATAGCAAAAGCAAGAAATCAATTAGGGGACGATAAAATTATCGGCGCTTCCTGCTATAACAATCTGAATTTGGCGCTTCAGGCTGAAAAAGAAGGGGTAGATTATGTTGCCTTTGGTGCTTTTTTTCCTTCATTGACTAAGCCCAATACAGTTTCTGTTACGATGAATTTAATCGCTGAAGCCAAAAATAAAATAACTGTTCCCATTGTCGGGATTGGAGGCATTCGATTGACTAATGCCAAAAAGGTTATTCAAAGCGGATGTGCTGCAATAGCCGTTTGTAATGATTTGTTCCAATCCGTAAACATTAAAGCCAAAGCAGCACAGTATGCGCAATTATTTGCAGAAACGAATTAGCGTCTTTATAACCTGTTTTTATTTATAATTTTTATCATGAGTAACCAAATGACTTCACGCAATCATCAATTATTTGAACAATCCCAGCAATATATTCCAGGCGGTGTTAATTCTCCTGTTCGCGCATTTAAATCGGTGGGTGGTGAGCCTATTTTTTTTCAACGGGGAGAAGGCGCGTATTTTTGGGATGCCGACGGTAAATCGTACATTGATTATGTGGGTTCATGGGGTCCCTTGATTCTGGGCCATGCACATCCAGACGTGGTGAAAGCAGTGCAAAAAGCCGCACAAAATGGCTTAACCTTTGGCGCGCCGACGGAGGCAGAACTGGACATTGCAAAATTGATTTGTCAGTTGGTTCCTTCCATCGAACAAGTCAGATTGGTGAGTTCCGGTACTGAAGCGGGGATGAGCGTAATTAGGCTGGCGCGCGGGTTTACCGGCAGAAGCAAAATAATTAAATTTGAAGGCTGCTACCATGGTCACGATGATTCTTTGCTGGTTAAAGCGGGATCTGGTGCATTAACTTTCGGGAATCCAAGTTCTGCCGGTGTGCCGGCTGAAACCGCCGGGCATACGATTGTTCTGGATTACAATGACATACCCGGCATTGAAGAAGCATTTAACAAATGGGGGCAGGAAATTGCTGCAGTGATTGTTGAACCGGTCGCAGGCAACATGAATCTGGTTGCTCCCAAGGCGGATTTTCTTGCCAGACTGCGGACATTGTGTACGCAGAGCGGCAGTGTACTGATATTTGATGAAGTCATGACGGGATTCCGTGTTGGTCTTGGGTGCGCGCAAGGGCTTTATCAGATTGAACCCGATCTGACTGCATTAGGTAAAGTGATTGGTGGCGGTATGCCGATGGCTGCATTTGGCGGGTGCCGCGATATCATGCAGTGCTTGGCACCACTGGGTCCGGTTTATCAGGCAGGGACACTTTCCGGCAATCCGGTGGCAGTTGCGGCAGGATTAGCTACATTGAAGCAAGTGCAAGTACCCGGTTTTTATGAAAAATTAGGAAAAAGAACGCAACAATTGGTAGATGGAATTACGGCGGCAGCAAAAAATCATGGCATTGATTTTTGTGCACAATCAGTCGGTGGTATGTTTGGGCTGTATTTTAGAAAGAATATTCCCACTAGCTTTGCTGAAGTGATGCAATGCGATAAGGAAGCTTTTAACCGGTTCTTTCACGCGATGTTAGACGAAGGAATCTATTTTGCACCATCGGCATTTGAAGCTGGCTTCGTATCGTCAATGCATGGCGATAATGAATTAGAGAAAACCTTGTCCGCAGCAGAGAAAATATTCAAGAACTGGTAAGGAAAGTAGTCTGAGTAGCGCTTATAGATAATAAAAAAGGCGGCAGATGCCGCCTTTTTTATTAAACAGCGATAGTAAATTCTAACGCATGGTGGAAATGTAGGCTGAAATTGCCCGTTTTTCATGTCCGTTCAAGCGGGTAATCACTTGTTGCATGACATCCTTATCATTTGCGCGGTCACCCGTATTAAACAGATTCAATTGTGTCAGTGTGTATTCGGCATGCTGTCCAGCAATTGCGGGATAGCGTGGTGGAATACCCGATCCATTGGGACCATGGCAGCTTGCACAAGCGGGTACGCCATTTGCGAGACTGCCGCCATGATAAAGAAGTTTTCCAAGCTCAATTAATTTATCATCATCAACAGAAACTTGACTTGGAATTGTCTTTTGCTGGGCGTAGTAGGCACCCAGTTGTTTCATATCTTCCGGCGTAAGTGCAGCAACCATCGAAGACATGATAGGGCTATTACGTTTAGGCGGTTCATTATCAGTTGCTTTAAAATCCATCAACTGCTTGGTGATATACTCAGCATGTTGTCCAGCCAGGATAGGGTTCATCGGAATGACACTGTTGCCATCGGCATTGTGGCAACCTGCACATACGCCAGATGCGATTTCTGTAACAGTCGCTGGAGCGGCATTCGCGGCGTCCGTTGTTTCAGCTGAAAGCGGTGCAGCCATTGCGAGTGCTGCGAGCATTACCATATTCTTAATCATTTTCATATTTCTATTCCGTTTTTAAAGGCAATCAAAAGTTGGTAGGTTTGTTTGAGAATTAACGGTATATTTTAGCAAGGCACAAGAGCGTTAACAACAAAATTAAGTTAATCTCTACTATTTAATATTTTATTTTTCAATGAAAATAATCTTTATTATTTTACTGATGATTAATATCGCTTATCAGATTGGTATAAGGTTTCAGTTTACCGAACAAAATGCAACCAATGCACCGGTATTAATAAATCCCGAAAAAATAATATTAGTACAGGTGAACGAGGATTGTCTGGTGTGGGGTAATTTTTATGAAGAGCAAATACGGTATGCTGAAAAGGTGCTGACAGAGTTATTTCCTGATTTGTTTTATAGCCAGGAAGAATCCGGCGATACCACTATGTATTGGCTATATATTCCACGACTTCCGAATAAAGAAGCCGCCAATCGTGAGATCAACAAATTACGCAATCTTGGCATTGTCAGTTTTCGTGTAAAAGATGACAGCAAATGGGAGAATGCCATATCGCTCGGCATGTTTTACGATCAACAGGATGCACTGAAACAATTCAGAGAGATTGAAAAAAAGGGAATTACAAATGCTAAGATAGAAGACCGCCGCGTTATACTCAAAAAAATTGTAATTCATAACCCAACGCACCGGATTAAAGAGCAGATGCAAAAATTAGTTGAACAATTTGATGACACGCAATTGGCGCAAGGTAAATGTGAACGTTCATGATATACAATGCGCTGTGAAGCTGCATAATCATAGTTCTTAAATTTTTTAGAAATCGCAGCTATTTTCATAGCTATCACTGAATAATCAATAAGACAATAATGACGGTATCTATAAAAACACCGCAAGAAATTGAAAAAATGCGTATTGCGGGACGGTTGGGTTCAGAGGTTCTAGATTACATAACCCCCTTTGTTGTGGCGGGCGTTACTACCGAAGAATTGGATGTGCTCTGCCATAATTACATGGTGGATGTGCAGAAAACGATACCCGCGCCGCTGAATTATGCACCCTCAGGGCACACCCCCTATCCTAAATCTATCTGTACTTCGGTAAATAATCAGATATGCCATGGGGTACCCGGGCAGAAGAAATTAAAAAACGGCGATATTATTAACATTGACATTACCGTGATTTATGAAGGTTATCATGGGGATACCAGCCGGATGTTTTATGTCGGCGAACCATCCATACAGGCTAAGCGTTTATGCGAAGTGACTTTTGAAGCGATGTGGCGGGGCATCGATGAAATAGCACCGGGAAAACATCTGGGTGATATCGGACATGCCATTCAGAAACTGGTTGAAGGGGTGGGATATAGTGTGGTCAGAGAATTTTGCGGGCATGGGATTGGCGCAAAATTTCATGAGAGCCCCCAAGTGCTCCACTATGGACGTGCGGGGTCAGGTCTGGAACTTAAACCGGGAATGATCTTTACAGTCGAGCCGATGATTAATGCCGGAAAAGCAGCCATTCGCCATCTTCCGGATGGCTGGACCATTACCACCAAGGATGGCAGCCTGTCGGCGCAATGGGAACATACCATCCTGGTTACTGAAGATGGGCATGAGGTTCTGACGGTATCGGCGGGCGCTCCCGTTAAACCCGTCTACCGTTTTGCAAGTTAAGCTTTTCATTCCGGAATTTTATTGACTATGACACGAAGTTATCACCGCACACCCGCGCAAATCCGCCCCGTTAGAATCACACGCCACTATACCAAGCATGCCGATGGATCCATTTTAATCGAATGCGGCGACACCAAAGTCATCTGCACAGCCAGCATCAGTGAACAAGTTCCTCCATTTTTGAGAGGGCAGGGGCAAGGGTGGTTGACTGCCGAATACGGCATGCTGCCTTGCTCAACGCATTCACGCATGCAACGCGAGGCGGCTAAAGGCAAACAATCGGGGCGCACGATGGAAATTCAGCGTTTGATTGGACGGGCTTTGCGCGCCGTTGTTGATCTAAAGCACTTGGGAGAACGCACCATTCAAATCGACTGTGATGTGATACAGGCCGATGGCGGCACCCGAACCGCCAGTATAACGGGTGCTTTTGTAGCTTTGCACGACGCGGTCGAAAAATTAATTTACCGGCAGCTGATTGAAACCACGCCAATCATTGACCATGTGGCGGCGATTTCGGTGGGCATTCACCAGGGAATCCCGGTACTGGATTTGGATTATATTGAAGATTCTTCGTGTGACACGGATATGAATGTGGTGATGACTGGAAACCTGAGGATGATTGAAGTACAAGGAACTGCGGAAGGGGCCGCATTCAGCCGCATAGAATTGGACAGTATGCTGGATATGGCGCAGTACGGCATCCAAGAACTGATCGCTTTACAGAAAAAAGTTTTGGCACAGGATACAGCAAGTCATGGCTAAGCTGGAAAAACTGATTATCGCGAGTAATAATCAAGGTAAGTTACGTGAAATAAACGCCTTGTTGGCGCCTTTATCCATTGAAATAATACCGCAATCTGATTTTAACGCAGGCGAAATTGATGAGCCGCATGGTACCTTTGTTGAAAATGCACTGGCCAAGGCACGCCATGCCTGCCGCTGTTCGGGATTGCCGGCGCTGGCCGACGACTCGGGGATTTGTGTCAGCGCCTTAAACGGTGCACCCGGTGTGAATTCCGCGCGGTATGCCGGAGATCCAAAATCCGATGACCGCAATAACCTAAAATTAGTCGAAGCGCTTAAAAATAACTCAGACCGGCGCGCTTATTACTATTGCGTGATTGTGCTGGTTCGTCATGCCGATGATCCGCAACCGATTATCGTCGATGGTTCGTGGTATGGTGAAATTATTGATCAACCGCGGGGAGATGAGGGGTTTGGTTACGATCCGTATTTCTTTTTGCCCGAGTTTGGTAGAACATCGGCTGAGCTCTCTGCTGAACAGAAGAATTTAATTAGTCATCGCGGTAAGGCGCTGGCACAATTGGCGGAAATTTTACGTGCTGGGAAATTCTAAAAACCAATAACCTGCAAAATTTCCTTGGTTCGTCAGAGTAATTCTTCTCAGAAACAAAAAATTCTCAATTCTAGATCTGGTCCCATACTTTGGGTGGCCCCATACTTTGCTCATCGATCTCCAACAAAAAACGATACATCGCCAATCTTAATCATAAAGGCTATGTCACAATTGGTTGTTGAAAATGACCTGCAAACTAACACGATTTATTTTTAATCAATTGGTTATATGTTTTTATGGTTATCAAAAAATCATTTGCCATCAGTGAATTGGAAAATTCAACAACTAACT
Proteins encoded in this window:
- the rdgB gene encoding RdgB/HAM1 family non-canonical purine NTP pyrophosphatase, giving the protein MEKLIIASNNQGKLREINALLAPLSIEIIPQSDFNAGEIDEPHGTFVENALAKARHACRCSGLPALADDSGICVSALNGAPGVNSARYAGDPKSDDRNNLKLVEALKNNSDRRAYYYCVIVLVRHADDPQPIIVDGSWYGEIIDQPRGDEGFGYDPYFFLPEFGRTSAELSAEQKNLISHRGKALAQLAEILRAGKF